GTAAATACTCCATCTTCTCTACAGTTGGAAACTCTGAAAAACCTGACGTTGTTGTTGGAAAGCTAATGGAAGGAAGGGTTGCTATCCTTGTTGATGGCACACCTTTTGCTCTAACCGTGCCATACCTTTTTGTTGAGGCTTTTCAAACAAGCGAAGATTACTATTCAAGGCCATACTATTACAGCATAGTCAGGCTTTTGAGATACTTTTCGTTTTTTGTGTCAACAACACTGCCGGCAATCTACATTGCTATAACAACATTCCATCAAGAGCTTTTGCCAACATCGCTTTTGATAAGCATTGCAAGTGCCCAGGCAGGAATACCTTTCCCATCTTCAGTGGAAACACTGACCATGCTTCTTATATACGAAATCTTGAAAGAGGCTGGTGTTAGGCTTCCTCGACCTGTCGGTCAAGCAATTTCAATTGTGGGTGCCCTTGTAATTGGTGATGCAGCAGTGTCAGCAGGACTTATCGGTGCACCAATGGTTGTAACAGTTGCATTCACTGCAATCTCCACATTCATGATTCCTGCTATCTCAGATGCGTGTACAATCATAAGGTTTGCATGTGTTATTATGGCGAGCATCTGCGGTCTTTATGGGATAATGCTTGTGTGGATTTTAATGTTAATTCATCTTTGCCACCTTAAGTCTTTTGGAGTAAACTTCTTTGCACCAATTGCACCTACAATCTTGCATGATTTAAAAGATGTCTTTGTTCGCTTCCCATGGAGTATACTCAAAAAAAGGCCTATTGTTTTTACCAAAAAATTTTAAATCATTTCAAGCTAAAACTACAAAAACTTTCACATAGGTGGTTTTTTGGAAAATGTCAAACTCAAGAATCACATACAACCAATTTTTATGCCTTTTTTTTGTGAACAGAATAGTAATGGTACTTACATTCTTGCCAATATTCAATGCACCACCAAAAAATCAGGATGTGTGGTTATCTGTTGTGTTCATGTATCCATTTTCAATCCTAAGCTCACTGCCACTTATATATCTTTGCAATATGTTTTCCAACCATACATTTACAAATATTTTAAACATTGTTTTTGGAAAGCTTGGAAGTATAATTGCAATCTTTTACCTTTGGTTTTTCTTTCACATAACAGCAATCCAAATAGGCCAGTTTGTAGAATTTATGGCAACTGCGGTAATTCCCGAAACATCTATTCTGTTTTTAATAATCGCAATGTTGATTGTCTCTTCATACGCTGTGTATAAAGGACTTGAGACCTTGGCAAGATTTTCGCAAATAACAACCTTTATAACAATCTTTAGTCTTGGTATAATCATGGTAATTTCAATCAAGTTTGTGGACTTTTCGGCTCTAAAGCCGGTCTTTGAAAAAGATATAAGCCAGCCTATAATTGGTGGAATATACCTTTGCTCTCTTAGCTCTGAGATAATCACAATTGGTATGATAAATCCTTATATAATAAAGCCAAGGAAAAACTCAC
This Caldicellulosiruptor changbaiensis DNA region includes the following protein-coding sequences:
- a CDS encoding spore germination protein, with amino-acid sequence MKKNNLSQTKLISTSYDQNLENVKSEFGNFSDLIIREFKIGPKKDIRAFLVMIDGLVDKLVINEHILKPLMKDTYLYQNQQCTPQDLYQFIKDCILYSHCITEEFAYAKTIHSILCGDVALFIDGIDRALLVSVRGWESRGIEEPNTEVVVRGPREGFTENLRTNTALIRRKIRDPKLKIESMKIGKISKTDIAICYIESIAKKELVDEVKRRLEKIDMDYILESGYIEAFIEDGKYSIFSTVGNSEKPDVVVGKLMEGRVAILVDGTPFALTVPYLFVEAFQTSEDYYSRPYYYSIVRLLRYFSFFVSTTLPAIYIAITTFHQELLPTSLLISIASAQAGIPFPSSVETLTMLLIYEILKEAGVRLPRPVGQAISIVGALVIGDAAVSAGLIGAPMVVTVAFTAISTFMIPAISDACTIIRFACVIMASICGLYGIMLVWILMLIHLCHLKSFGVNFFAPIAPTILHDLKDVFVRFPWSILKKRPIVFTKKF
- a CDS encoding GerAB/ArcD/ProY family transporter, yielding MSNSRITYNQFLCLFFVNRIVMVLTFLPIFNAPPKNQDVWLSVVFMYPFSILSSLPLIYLCNMFSNHTFTNILNIVFGKLGSIIAIFYLWFFFHITAIQIGQFVEFMATAVIPETSILFLIIAMLIVSSYAVYKGLETLARFSQITTFITIFSLGIIMVISIKFVDFSALKPVFEKDISQPIIGGIYLCSLSSEIITIGMINPYIIKPRKNSPKDMIKTIAWAFLLVDIFYLAITALVLSLFGYKQSSNLSFPFYSAIKVLSVADFLERFESIHMAIWIMSIFLKISYFLYILNIAVEEMRKSGDYFVYTIPFASILIPFTFYIIPNFLELDKFMSYRYFTIYSYSFILIIPLITLIGTKIKLRLEKR